CACCTACTTTGACTACAACTGGACGGTGCGCGGCGACCTGGACCCGGCCATTGTCAAGAAGCTGACCGCCGCCTTCCTGGCACTGGACCCCAGCAAGCCAGAGCACAAGGCCATCATGGACCTGCAGCGCGCCTCCAAGTTCATCGCCACCGACACCAAGAACTACGACGGCATTGAAGCCGCCGCCAAGTCCGCCGGTCTGCTGAAGTAAGAAATTCAGCTTTTTTTGACTGCCAACGCTTATTTATCAAGCGTTGGCAGCTATTGTTTCCAGAGTATTCGTCTCATGAGCTTCATGCTGGACGATGTGGGCCTGACCCACAGCAACGGCTTTACCGCCCTGTCCCATATCTCCTTGTCCGCCATCCAGGGCGAGAGCATTGCGCTCATCGGCCCCTCGGGCGCCGGCAAGACTTCGCTGCTCAGCACCATAGGCACAGCCTACCTGCCCACGGCTGGTCGCATGCAGGTGCTGGGCCGGACTGCGGCCGCGCAATCCGCCGCCCGCGAACTCAAGGCTTTGCGCAGCCGCATCGGCACCGTGCACCAGGCCGCCCCCATTCCGCTGCGTCAACGGGTGGTCACGGCCGTGCTGGCCGGCAAGCTCGGCCAGTGGCCGCTGTGGAAGGCGCTGGCATCGCTGGCCTATCCGCAGGACATTGCGGGCGCGCGCGAGGCCCTGGCCCGCGTGCAGCTTGAGGACAAGCTGTTTGCACGCTGCGACCAGCTCTCAGGCGGCCAGTTGCAGCGCGTGGGCATTGCCCGCGTGCTCTACCAGCAGGCCGGCCTGATTCTGGCCGACGAACCCGTCTCCGCCCTGGACCCTGCGCTCTCGCAGGCCACGGTGCAATTGCTGGTGCAGGAAGCTGCCGCGCGCAAGGCCACGCTGGTGGCCAGCCTGCATGCCGTCGATCTGGCTCTGGCCAACTTTGCCCGCATCGTCGGCGTACGCAATGGCCGCCTGGCCTTTGACCTGCCCGCCGCGCAAGTCAGCGAAGCCCAGTTGCAAGCGCTCTACGCCCATGCCGATGGCAGCCCCGCCGATCTGCCCATGCTGCACAACCGCCTGGTTCAGCGCGATCCCGCCAGCACCGCGCCCGCTCCCATCCAGGTGAACGCATGCCGATAGAAAGGGCCGAGCCCGCCCGGCCATCGCGCCGCGACCCCTCCGCTCGCGGCCGCCTCAGCGGCCTGATCCTGACTCTGGTCGTGCTCTGGCCCATGCTGCAGACCTCTGGCTTTTCGCTCAAGCCGCTATTCGA
This DNA window, taken from Comamonas testosteroni TK102, encodes the following:
- a CDS encoding phosphonate ABC transporter ATP-binding protein yields the protein MSFMLDDVGLTHSNGFTALSHISLSAIQGESIALIGPSGAGKTSLLSTIGTAYLPTAGRMQVLGRTAAAQSAARELKALRSRIGTVHQAAPIPLRQRVVTAVLAGKLGQWPLWKALASLAYPQDIAGAREALARVQLEDKLFARCDQLSGGQLQRVGIARVLYQQAGLILADEPVSALDPALSQATVQLLVQEAAARKATLVASLHAVDLALANFARIVGVRNGRLAFDLPAAQVSEAQLQALYAHADGSPADLPMLHNRLVQRDPASTAPAPIQVNACR